From one Enterobacter kobei genomic stretch:
- the flgK gene encoding flagellar hook-associated protein FlgK has translation MDMINIGYSGASAAQVQLNVTAQNTANAMTPGYTRQVAMTSTIGASGGAVNSAGNGVQVDSICRVSNQYLVNQVWYAASDNGFYSTQQQYLTQLETVLSDPNSSLSGGFDNFFAALNEASANPDDSALRQQVISEANALALRFNNTCDYIQSQSNELLSQEQATIAQINSLTTGIAGYNQQIAEAEANGDNASALYDARDQMVQQLSGLVDVQVQIDDRGNYNISLPNGQPLVSGQDCSTIAMSSNADGTPCMELTFAGTTYSMTEDTGGSLGALFSYQSDVLDPMTATINSIAEQFTNAVNSQLAAGYDLNGNPGAPLFIYDPASPDGPLLVNPDISEDELAFSGSPDETGNSDNLQALINISTEPMEIEGLGSVTVGNACSTLISNIGIYSRQNQTEAQSASNVYNEAQNQQMSVSGVSMDEEAVNLITYTQIYQANLKVISTGAEIFDSVLEMF, from the coding sequence ATGGACATGATTAATATTGGCTACAGCGGGGCATCTGCCGCCCAGGTGCAGCTCAACGTCACGGCGCAGAACACGGCCAACGCCATGACGCCGGGCTACACCCGGCAGGTGGCGATGACCAGCACCATCGGCGCAAGCGGTGGTGCGGTGAACAGTGCGGGCAATGGCGTGCAGGTGGACAGCATCTGCCGCGTATCGAATCAGTATCTGGTCAATCAGGTGTGGTATGCCGCCAGCGACAACGGCTTTTACAGCACCCAGCAGCAGTACCTGACGCAGCTGGAAACCGTGTTAAGCGATCCGAACAGCAGCCTCAGCGGCGGCTTCGATAACTTTTTTGCCGCGCTGAATGAGGCGTCCGCCAACCCGGACGACTCCGCCCTGCGTCAGCAGGTGATCAGCGAAGCGAACGCGCTGGCGCTGCGCTTTAACAACACCTGCGACTACATCCAGTCCCAGAGCAATGAACTGCTAAGCCAGGAGCAGGCGACCATTGCGCAGATCAACAGCCTGACCACCGGCATCGCGGGCTATAACCAGCAGATCGCCGAGGCGGAAGCCAACGGCGATAACGCGTCCGCGCTGTATGACGCCCGTGACCAGATGGTGCAGCAGTTAAGCGGCCTGGTGGATGTGCAGGTGCAGATAGACGATCGCGGTAATTACAACATCTCTCTGCCGAACGGCCAGCCGCTGGTCAGCGGCCAGGACTGCTCGACCATTGCGATGAGCAGTAATGCAGACGGCACACCGTGCATGGAACTGACCTTCGCCGGGACGACCTACAGCATGACGGAGGATACCGGTGGCTCGCTGGGGGCGCTTTTTTCCTACCAGAGCGACGTGCTGGATCCGATGACCGCCACCATCAACAGTATCGCCGAACAGTTTACGAATGCGGTCAACAGCCAACTGGCGGCGGGCTACGATCTCAACGGCAACCCCGGCGCGCCGCTGTTTATTTACGATCCTGCCAGCCCGGACGGCCCGCTGCTGGTTAACCCGGACATCAGCGAAGACGAGCTGGCGTTCTCCGGCTCACCGGACGAAACCGGCAACAGCGACAACTTACAGGCGCTGATTAACATTTCTACCGAGCCGATGGAAATCGAAGGCCTCGGCAGCGTCACCGTTGGCAACGCCTGTTCGACGCTGATCAGCAATATCGGTATCTACAGCCGCCAGAACCAGACAGAAGCGCAGTCTGCCAGCAACGTCTACAACGAAGCGCAAAACCAGCAGATGAGCGTCAGCGGCGTCAGCATGGATGAAGAAGCTGTGAATCTCATCACCTATACCCAGATTTATCAGGCCAACCTGAAAGTGATTTCTACCGGTGCGGAAATTTTTGACTCCGTACTTGAGATGTTCTGA
- a CDS encoding flagellar basal body P-ring protein FlgI, translated as MLTLFTVHAQSLESLVDIQGVRGNQLIGYSLVVGLDGTGDKNQVKFTNQTITNMLRQFGVQLPSKIDPKVKNVAAVAVSATLPPMYARGQNIDVTVSSIGDAKSLRGGTLLLTQLHGADGEVYALAQGNVVVGGMNASGASGSSVTVNTPTSGRIPNGASVEREIPSDFGMSNAVMLNLKRPSFKDANNIAAAINLAFGGGLATAKSSTNVEVIAPTDAGARVAFMSQLEDVQVQAERVRARVVFNARTGTVVMGDGVALHAAAVSHGNLTVSISETTRVSQPNAMARGRTVASPDSNVNVDHARPQMIALPESTSLKTLVSVLNGLGASPDDVMSILQALHEAGALDADLEVI; from the coding sequence ATGCTGACGCTGTTTACCGTCCATGCCCAGTCGCTGGAGTCGCTGGTGGATATTCAGGGCGTGCGCGGCAATCAGTTAATCGGCTACAGCCTGGTGGTCGGGCTTGACGGCACCGGCGATAAAAACCAGGTGAAGTTCACCAACCAGACCATCACCAATATGCTGCGCCAGTTTGGCGTGCAACTGCCGTCGAAAATCGATCCAAAGGTGAAAAACGTCGCCGCCGTCGCGGTCAGCGCCACGCTGCCGCCGATGTATGCGCGCGGGCAGAATATTGATGTCACGGTCTCCTCCATTGGCGATGCGAAAAGCCTGCGCGGCGGCACGCTGCTGCTGACGCAACTGCACGGCGCGGACGGCGAAGTTTATGCGCTGGCGCAGGGGAACGTGGTGGTCGGCGGCATGAACGCCAGCGGGGCCAGCGGCTCCAGCGTCACGGTCAACACCCCCACCAGCGGACGCATCCCTAACGGTGCGTCGGTGGAGCGGGAAATTCCCAGCGACTTCGGCATGAGCAATGCGGTGATGCTCAACCTCAAGCGACCGAGCTTTAAAGATGCCAATAACATTGCGGCGGCAATCAACCTCGCTTTTGGTGGCGGTCTGGCCACGGCGAAAAGCTCCACCAACGTGGAAGTCATTGCCCCTACGGACGCGGGCGCGCGCGTCGCCTTTATGTCGCAGCTGGAGGATGTGCAGGTACAGGCGGAGCGGGTACGCGCCAGAGTGGTGTTTAACGCCCGTACCGGTACGGTGGTGATGGGAGACGGCGTGGCGCTACATGCCGCGGCGGTGTCCCACGGTAATCTCACGGTGTCGATCTCGGAAACCACCCGCGTCAGCCAGCCGAACGCCATGGCGCGCGGCCGCACCGTGGCGTCGCCGGACAGCAACGTCAACGTCGATCATGCGCGTCCGCAGATGATTGCCTTGCCGGAATCCACCAGCCTGAAAACGCTGGTCAGCGTGCTGAACGGTCTTGGCGCATCGCCGGACGATGTGATGTCGATTTTGCAGGCGCTGCATGAAGCGGGCGCGCTGGATGCCGATCTGGAGGTGATCTGA
- a CDS encoding rod-binding protein, with product MEKLAVLTQALRTPDRPDAAAVRDHDIKEASAQFEAIFMRSLMKEMRKVNELFDSKDNPFNSDSVRMMQGFYDDALCDELAKHQGIGIAEMLVKQLSAPHHD from the coding sequence ATGGAAAAACTCGCCGTGTTAACCCAGGCCTTGCGTACCCCGGATCGCCCCGATGCCGCGGCGGTGCGTGACCATGACATAAAAGAAGCGTCTGCCCAGTTTGAAGCGATTTTCATGCGCAGCCTGATGAAAGAGATGCGCAAGGTGAACGAGCTGTTCGATTCCAAAGACAACCCGTTTAACAGCGATTCCGTGCGCATGATGCAGGGATTTTACGACGACGCGCTGTGCGATGAACTGGCTAAACACCAGGGGATCGGCATCGCGGAGATGCTGGTCAAGCAGCTGTCGGCACCGCATCACGATTAA